In Miscanthus floridulus cultivar M001 chromosome 8, ASM1932011v1, whole genome shotgun sequence, the sequence GCATGCCAGTCAGGCATGTGCCACACGTCACCCTGGACACTTTTCAGCCGAAAACCGATAACCGAACCGAACCGAGCTGAAGTTTCGGTTTGTTCGgttttcggttcggttctcggttttgCAATCATCAAAGTTCGGGTGTCGGTTTCAGCGTGGAATTGAACCGAAGCACCGAATTCATCTCCCCTGTCCCTGTGCTACTACCCTGCTTCTCTCCGTCCCACCCTCCCACCTTGGCCCGTATAGGCCCAACCCAACCTCGCGGTTGCAGCCCATCTCACAAACACAAGAGCCTTATTCGTAGGAGTTCTCCCATCCCGGTCTGTCTTCCACGAGTTCGTCCGTTCCAATAGAAAATGCAGCAGCGGTGCCGGTGCCAGGGGCGGGATGCGGGGCTGCAGCAGTCGACGAGGCATCCTATGGCCGGCGCGGCGCGGTCGCGTGAGCGAGCTTgcgggcggcggcgcgagggCGAGGCGAGGTCTCAGCGACGGCGGTGCGAGCGCGAGGCGAGgtctcagcggcggcggcgcgagcacGAGGCGAGCTCGGGGCTTCGGCGGCGCGGCCGTGACCGTGAGGCATGCTAGCAGCGACTAGGTGAGAGGCGCGGTGAGCGACGGACCCTGCGGATTTGTTCTTCCCGGTTCTGGCgttttccttttccctttcgaTTTGTTCTTCTCTGTTCTCACTTCGGTTGGATCGGTTGAACAAAAAAACCGAACCGAGTAAACCGAAGCCAAAATCGTCGGTTTTCGATTCTATAGAACACCGATCGGTTGCTGATTTCTGGAAACCGAAGTTCACAGCAACCGAACAAACCGAACCGATTTGTCGGTTAACACCGAATGCCCACTCTGAGCCACACGGGAGCATCTGCAGAGATGGTGAGCATGAAGAAAGGGGCACTAAAAATGCAGTGGTGCCATTTCTGCAGCCCCACGCACTGATGGCACCGCACGGAGTGGGAAAAAGGAAGCAGGCCAAGCTGCTGGTGAGTGACTGCCAAGTGATCTCGAGCGACTGGGAGTGGATGGCCATCGTGAAAACCTCATCACCATGACACCACCACATTCCTTGTATCGTTCCACTTTTACTTCCCCACTACTTCTCAACTCTGACTGACCCAACTCCTTATGATTTGATCAGGAAGAAGAGCCCCTCGCCAGATTGGTTAAGAAGGTCATGGGAGGTAGGAGGATTTTGTTCACGAATCTCGATCTGGAGGAAGAAGCTCCACCGGAGAACAGCGACGTCATGAAGCTGCACTCAACCTTCTAGGACGAGAAAGGAGGGGGTGAATGGGAAATAAGACCCACACTGGAGAACAGCAAGGTGACGAAAGTAACTGGGCCTTCTAGGGAGAGGGGAGGTGGTGAATGggtgagaagaggaagaagactggctAAGGGTGCTACTCAGCGAAGCAACTGAGCCTTGGTTAGGACCAAGGGGTGCAAATTGGATGGTTTTGATTGTTAAACAGTGTATGAAAATCAGACGCTTGCAATAGTTCGGGgccaaaaatagactttttattatttttgccACACCTTATGTACCTGAGTTCTTTATGAATCAACATGTTGGCATGCTTACCTGATGCATCCGTTTGTCTCAAGCTGATTTGGTCTCGTTGACGTGTCATGTGAACTGGGAACTGATTGTTGTGCTCCATCATATCGTCTGTATTTTGGGTAAATGGCTGATATAGCGAACAGATTTGTTTGTAGATTTGTAAAAAGGAACTGAGCTACTAGTGAACAGCTAAATCATCTATATTTTGGAATTGATGACAGTTTTTGCAGCAGACTAAAGTAATAATTTTTGTGTcgatttgttgcttgttctgCATGAGCACATCACAACACTGACATCACCAAATTATGATGTATTGCTGCTTATCACGCCCGATTAGCGAAGCCGGATCTACAATTTTGCCAGGATAGGCTAGGTGGGCAAGGATTTCCAACTGGTTCTCAAGTCCATAACGCTTGTTTCCATTTTTCAGACAAAATGGAAATGATATACAAACGCCAGAACATATCTTTGTATCAAAGATCAATCAATTCAATTTAGTTCAGATTGCTTCAAGTGGGCCTCGATTTGGCCAGACTTCTTGATGCATCAGAAGTTGTACTTCCTAATTTTTAAGTACTCTAGCCTGATGTAACAATTTGTATGACTTATGTGCACCATTTTTTGTATAATTTGTTGTCTAGCTCTGCCATTGTATTGAAAGAAAATGAGTTCCCTGGAAAGATCAAAAGCtgatcacattttgaattaaagATTGCAACTAAAAGGGGCAACCAAAAAATAGCTTAACACGAGAATActtggaacatgcttttgaaattAAATATCGTCTTCTGGAGGCAACAGGTAATTTTACAACATGTATAAAATGATACATAACATGGCATAAAGCTGGATAGAAACAGCATACAATTGTTTGCACATAACACAGCAGTTTGGCTATGTTAGCCAGGGCCAACTTTGGGGATGTCGTAGTGCTCGCTGAGGTTTGCCAGGTACTGGTTGAAGTCCTGGATGTGGTCCCTGTGCGACTTGTTGGCAACTTTGGCCAGCTTCTGCATGTCAATCTTCTGCTTCTGTTCCATGTAGCGTCGCTCAGCTGGTGTGAGATGATCATAGTCAGGATGTGGATTCCCTTCTTCATCTCCAATCTTGTCAGCTTCAATCAGCTCATTGTTGGGATCAGTTGGTAATTCAGAGCTTCCCCCTGAAGAAAATAACCATTGAATTGGATATGAAGCGAGTGTAGCCAGCCGAAAATGCTTAGATTCATGGAGTCCAGTTACACAAACAAAAGGTGAGACAATGTATAAAATTTAAAAGTTTTTGGAAAAATGAACTGAGCTCTGCAGAGTATTTTAGTAAAGACTGATCCAGCAATAACATGAGAAAACTATCATATCCTATCCTGTCATAACACTAAACTAATCCAAGTTTCCAAACCAATACATTGTCATTGCAGGTGCAGCCAACAACTGAGTGTCGGAGAAGGTAATAGGACTGGGGTTCTTTATTTGTTCTGCAAACAGTTCACATAGCCACTAATAACACTTATCAGCACAAACTAAATGGCAAATCCCTCTAGTGATGCCTCCAAGATTCTTTCTCAAGACATGAATACAAAAAACAAAGATACATGCAGCAATTGTATAAACTACAAACCAGTGTATCCAAATACAGATATGATGAGCATCAAGCATATACAGAGAAAAAATGCAGCaaaaatcttgttagaagcatTAGTAACCTACCTCCTATTTTTTATGGCATGAACATATATAACAAATAGAGGGAACCTAAACAGAGGTAATTATCAACTATTATGTAATAAAACAAAGCCAAATCGATTATTCAGTGCATGGAAACCCAGAAATTGTCAGAAGGTATCATGCACACAACCAAGCAGTTGATGGGTACCACCTCTAACAAACATAGTAATGCTTATCAACACATCCAGTTGTGCAGAAATTGAACAGCAGATGCTTAAGTTTAAACATAGTAATGCTTATCAACACATCCAATTGTGCAGAAATTGACCAGTAGATGCTCAAGTTTAAAACTGGCCAGTGTAATAATGAGAAAAACCTTTGTGGAGCTCATCGTGCCCAATCTGAGACGACTCCTCACGCTGatacttctttttctttttcttcactccaCCATCCTTCACGTCCAGCGCTTTACCCTTCAGCTTCAGCCTCCCCCCAACAACGTTCTGGTATTCCGACATCTCGCTGTAACAATGAAATGAAATCCATTAAAGTTAGCTCaacaaagcaaagcaaagcaaagcaaagcagcACGTCGGCGTCGGGGCAGAGGCGGCGTGGGAGTGGGCGTCGGAGAGCTCGGGGGCAGCCGTCGGAGAGCTCGGGGTGGGCGTCGATGGCGTACGGGCGGCGCTGGAGGAGGACGAGCGCCCGCTCGGCCGATCCGTTGACTTCCTCCGTTCCGTGCGTACCAGCCCACGGAGACGGGAATTTCAGCACCACCAGTGGCAGGGTAATTTTGGAATAGAAACTAGCCACCACCCCTAAACGGATCAAAAGTGCATTCTAGCTTAATTGCCACGTTTTATAATGGCAAGGCAGCGAATCCCATATCAGAAATGGTAAAAGATCTTTGGTTAACTTAGAGGGGGTGAATGATCtcgtcaaaacaaacactcaaacttttatcaaattcaccctgcggCACTGTCGCTCTGGAGGGTGACACTGTCGGACTACGTCACTGTTCAAAGTCCGTGAACGAAAATTTAGATCgaagaaatttcctagcttactgcaggtataacaatcacagatcaagagttagaagtggtagaaacaccacacacaagtaaatcgactaaaaaccctagaaatcacctcaaccacaatatatcatgcaaataatgtaaatcaagcacaagtgacacaatgatttatctcgTGGTTTAGCTCGTCACCGAGACTTGTctaccttcatgttgttgaggttagtcaCTAAGGCTTAGAGTTTTTCAGCCCtttctcgttctcaagtcaatagacttaactcttgagatgaggggtgagtttactagctttaagagatggttacaaacctatcggggctgccacataagttggcaagctccacgggcgatgctctagacggctagtgtcggtgttttggaccgacgggtcctcaaccaactagtgaaaatgtactgcgtgcccctaatcccggatggtgatgcaaagagacacaaggtttatactggttcgggcgatagatgccctacgtccagtctgtgagatcgatcttgtattccttgcatcgaaatgcttgtagtagggggttacaaacagggcgagagagggagatagtccctgcgtggagcggtgtgggttgcttgagatgcgGGTCTCAAGCAGCGAGGAAGTGTGCGCGTTACCACGTGTGTTCGTTTATCTTGCGAGCTCGTATGTGTCTAGGTGTGTGTGATCGTGAGAGTTGGCCTCTCTAGAAACAGCCCCGGTcccttccttttatagttgaagggggaacAGGGAgaatacatgtgttagctacgaGACGTCGTGCGAATaggggtggcatgtccgagccctgtagcctgttactatgGCGGCATGATCGATGGAGTGCTCCTGCCCTTGAAGTGCcggagcaacgcgccggtcacatccgatcctgtgcgacgtgggagctctagtgatagcttgacgtaggGCCTAGCGGGCGAcatgccggtcgctgtgtgttgaccgcatgaagtgccgaggctcagttggtgccaaggccgagccatcgtgggggctcaGCGGGCGCGAATCCCAAGGTTGCTGAGACCCTAAGGTAGACtgccgaggcgtggagggagcagttgatAATGTACACTAATCCCGAGGCTACAGTGACCTAGACctgactccccacgccgcattgttcctggagcaggggttaggtaggacagtgcagtgcgggcgccggtcgtgggcacagtgccgagcacagtgtCCGGTAACCCCTGCTCTGTCCTGTCTCGGACggcatggcttcgatgtgactggTGTCTCGTCgaccactccgctgtgtcgagccgtcatccggctgatgtcgtgggagtggttggtcgcattgatTGGGCGTGGCGTTCTGTCAGGGAGATCggccgaggcggaggcgacggggttgtttgtcgagccggccttgagcgaggcggagaatcggtaactcgtccgaggccttccgggcggggcctcgggcgagacggagaatcggtttcccgtccgaggccttacgagccggcctcgagcgagacggagaatcggtaggcCGTCCAAGGCCTCTCGTgtgaggcctctagcgaggcggagagtaggtggcctcggacgaggccggggtcttgccaatagttgtctcttggcttcgattttgacagggtctaagcgatttttttcggtttttgcttaggggacccctttttatggtactcgacagtagcccccaagccttagGGTGAGTGTGAGCACTCTCCTCGAGGTTTTGTCGAGACTCGACTTGCGGCAACTCccggcgggatggtgtttcgtactcgaggcctcggtggatgCACGCGaatgcacccgccgggtgtagcccccgaggccctgaaGGAATGGATTGattccttcaggggctttttCTCACATCGTGCGGAGAgttttattgcatttgccgagcccatgagcgcgagttcgggtcgctgggcctcggtttggttgcaggaagagcccctgagcctctgctcggagcaagagggttaTCGggggtttccctatcttttttgtgcggccctcacgcatccttttcgttcggaaggaggggtggagggtgacatgctaccctcggtgggcgcgagcagtgacacctccggcgagctgttatcgagtaagtccgagtggaggcctgtgccccattcgataggggtcggctagcggtccaaagacgcactctaagagtaccagagggcttctctagtgggtgctaggGCCATTCGCTGGggcccggtggctcggtgcctccctacggtgggatcccattcggagacttccctgccggtctcgaacacgacttagAGCATCCCAAGCAGTCATCTGCTCGGGTCTCGGCCATgcgcgggctcgcccatagttgtccctaactctgttgccctggggcggctgtcgaaaccctcaggggcctagccttcaaacccctggaccgtaacgggctcgacgcCCTTTATCGCGTTTTTCCGAGTCTtcgagtgcgagcttgggtcgcttgtctccgtcctgggtgcaggaagagcccctgagccttcgcacggagcgagagggcggtcaggggttcccctggctttttgtacgaccctcgtgcatcctttttgttcaaacggaggggttgtttgccgagccccctcgagtgcgagcctgggtcgctgggtctcgacaaagttgcgggaagagcccccgagtctctgctcggagcgagagggcggtcaggagttcccctagctttttgtgcgcccctcgcgcatgagggtttgtttgccgagcccccctcgggtgcgagcctgggtcgcggggtctcggcatatttgcaggaagagccccctagcctctgcacggagcgagaggaccATCAGGAGTTCCCTTGGCTTTTCGTACGActctcgcgcatccttttcgttcggaggGAGGGGTTATTTGCTaagccccctcgggtgcgagcctgggtcgctgggtctcggcaaggttgcaggagagccccctagcctctgcatggagcgagagggccatcaggggttcccctggctttttgtacgactctcgcgcatccttttcgttcgaaaggaggggtggaatatgctaggctaccctcgttGGGCGCGAGTGGTGGcacttccagtgagctgttattgggtaagtccgagtggaggcccgtgccctgttcgctaggggtcagctagcggtccagagatgcactccaagagtaccagagggttccTCTAGTGGGTGTCgtggccgttcgatgggccccggtggctcggtgcctccctacggtgggatcccattcggagacttccctgtcggtctcggacacgacttagggcgtctcaagcatttcgcttgcttgggtctcagccccgtatgggctcgcccatagtcgtccctgactctgttgccctggggtggctgtcaaaacccttggggacccagcctttgaacccctggaccgtaacgggctcggtgcccagttccttcgtctgaaaggaatcgggtggggaatATTCTCCCGCCCATCGGCTcgacaacggcaggcgcgccttttgaggcggttttcttGGGGAGGCGGAACGGCACCTGCCGCTGTAGTGGTTGAACGCGGCACTGTGTCaacggatgggacataactgtcctcacgattaatgaggaaaaggtgggtacgtgggcggtaaaatcggatctggattaactgtgccGGATCTGGGGGAAACTTTCCCAATTTCATCGCCCACCCGTTTCGCTCCCTCCTGCATAAATACACAACGAGCGTCGCCCCTCCCCCCCTTACCTTGTCTGCGTTTGCCCCTGCCGCCCTTGAGCCGTTGCtagaacagagagcgccggggagaaggagagagagaggcgaggtagagagagcgagagaggctcACCATCGTAGTCATATTCTccgtcgcacccatggccggcgctgttgtcattgaggcggacccttgggatcagTCCAACGTCACCGTGGAGACGCTACAGTCGCTCATCGATGATGGCCTTCTCCgttcggttaccgaccccaataggccagagtggatcgctccgtcgggcgagccggagctgaggccacgcgacggctacgttgtgagcttcgtgtcctttcacgagcgtggccttgGCTTGCTGGTGGACCGATTCATGtgggcgctcctgcactactacggcgtggagctccacaacttcaaccccaactccatcgcgcaggcggccatcttcgtcgccgtctgcgaggggtacctggggattgctccccactaggagctgtggctccaccttttCCGGGCAGGGCATatcaccaagccgacgggcacgtcgggcatgaggaaggcaatgagggccggcggctgcactctccaagtgcgctaggaccgtcagcacctttacatcccggcCTAGCTAGCGTCAACCAATCGTCGTTGGTACactagctggttctacctctgtaatgacgatggtggacttcccccctacatcgAGTGGATCGTGGAGAGCTATCCGGAGAAGTGGAAGTATGGCATCCCAAGGGAGGattagcccaagctgcagccgctcctagaggggctggagaggctgtggAACCGCTGCCTTatggtggctgtggtcgtggccgccttccaccgccgaagggtgctgtcgctgatggctcggcggcggcgcctgtttAAGATGAGGctagatgagccgatcgagggcatccggatgtccgcctccgccctctccgacgaggagattcttcgTTGGGTAAGGGaaacggtggaggcgaagctgaggagcggtggcctgacccccatcgtgatgcgtccatcgtgggggttcctttccctggtaagtcacgcgctgctgcagcccccgaggcctcctcgttcctcacCGTTACTTGTTCCCTTACCCATGTTTGCCGTTCtagcaggggatgagggacgtgcgggTGGCGAACCGGGCGTACGCCGAGGCGCAGAAGAAGCGGAAAGACGCCAAGGAGGCAAAGCACACGAGGAAGATCCTTACGTGCGAGGGACTGGATAAGCGCCGTCGGCAGcagaggcaggacggtctcccTGTGGAGTCGTCTCCATCGCCGTCACTATCGAGtatcgacggatgcctcggatggagatgacgagagcgaggtggggcagggtcccctggaccatcttccTAACGTCGGGGAGAcggcgcccggggcgtcggcgagcagcccgatgctcctaggaggaggaagagatgcctcggggccagcgatcgcccgccccggggctgaggccgacacgcccgagtcGCAGGCAATGGGAAAGCGCgctgtcagcccggtgggctcgatggcagaggtggagcaggtggcggcgggggcgacgcaactgccccctcTGAGGACCGAGGGGGTGCCAGGGTCCATCGAGGACCGGCCGGCACCAGCGGATACAGAGGCcgtgcctccgccgccgccactgccttcGCAGAGGAGGGTCGCCGTGCCGAAGCAGTTGCAGCCCTGCTCAAGGTAAGCATATTTTCGGCAGAGTTGCAGCATTTTCCGTTCATTCTTCAGTCGCCTTGGCTTCCGTAAGTCTCCCGTAAGTATCTTGTCTTTAGCCGGAAGCGTCCTGCGGATGTGCCCACCTTGGCGCCACTTAAGGCACTCAAGGTGAaccccagctccaccgcccactgggtggtggaggcgcaagccgccatgcaacgtggcgtggcgtcggcgagggccgacccgaaggagccggtcgcccaaggagaggaTGTCGAGGTGGCCCCGACACAGtcaggggagggagcgcctctgtCCCGCGAGGCCAAGGCCCATGGGTCAGATGAGGCTGAGGCGTCCTTGGTCGCTGAGGCTGCCGAGGCGTCCTTGGTCGCTTAGGCCACCAAGGTCGAGGCCCGCCGGAcctccgaggccgaggcgacggaggcTGGGGTGCCCAAGACCGCCGAGGCCGCGTTGGCGGGGGCCAGAGCCCGcaagaccaccgaggccacgatggcggaggctggagcccccaggaccaccgaggccggggCGGCCCAGGCCGACGTGACCGCGGCGAAGCCGGCAGCCCGAGAAGTGGAGATAAAGACAGCGGAGGCCTCGGTGCCGCCCCTGGTCCAAGGCCTACCGCTGTTgtaggagagcgcccgggaagtggaggtccattcgatttCCTCTGGTGATACTTCCCAGGGGAGGGAGAGGGCAGATGCCGAGGCAGTCAACACCATGGAGCAGCCTGCTCTGGCCTCCggcgagggaagctcagcccCTGTTCGGGTGCAACctgagccccgtgggtgggaccACCCACGTGTCTTGTgccggagccgggacgaccctaagggggagcctctattcgcccttgaggacgtggccgaggggggcgctgggacaccttcgagcaataccgccagctagtggagcggtcgctgcagacagcgctgtccgtcatgGCCGACGACCTGCCCGGGGTCGCCCAGGTACGTGTCTCCCTTTCtcgtgtggtgtcgtctttttctgagttttttcacagtgcatgacccctgttctgcttacccaggagctcgagacccagtcccttaggaagtcagtctttctttggcaggagagggacgtctaggaccagctccagcggcagaaggacctgctcgcttgtgccaacgagcttctgtcggcgtggagcgcggaggtggaggacctccgcctacgCGGTACCGATATGAAGGCTACGGCGGTGGTGGCTCAGGAGCAGGTCATCCCCttggcggcgtgggtcaaggagttggaggaggagctgacccacgtggccggtgatcgggacgccttcaggtcccgggctggGGAAGCCACGGCCTCTGTCAAGGCCCTTGCTGGACAGCTAGGGACGGAGCAGGGTACGCactagctgacgaaaggtgccttggatgaggccctcaagGCGGCTAAGGCTTCTCGGActgaggctgtggtctggaggggaaatGCCGAGGGTGTGTcttattccccttgttttatttgtcttTCTTGTGTTCGGCCCCTAACTccttggtgtgatgcagagctggaggaagaggcttccagggcggccgaggcctcctgggtcgaggtccagcgcctgaaggagaaggccgaggcttctcgggtcgaggcccagcgttgGAAGAAGGAAaccgaggcctcttgggtcgaggcccgatgctgggaggagaaggccgagggtgagtcccataggcttccgcccctatttggcttgttttcctttgcgctcaaccccattctaTTTCTTTTGGCACAGAGTTGGggaaggaggtcacccgggcagccaAGGCCTTTGTCaccgtgcaggcggtgctcgagaccgagatcggggagcacgacgcGCTGAAGAGTGCCACCCATACTGCCTGtgaggccctagaggtcgagggggtctagtcaggcagctccctcgagagccgcctgattgcgttgagcggccaaatgcgcgagcgactccgaggggcgctgcacatgggCGTTAAGCGCGCCCtagccgtcatcgcctcgcactacatcgacgttgacctcaaggccatcagcgatggctacgtcctgcccgATGATGATGGGGAGGCCGACGAGGAGGTAGCAAAGCTAATGGAGGCGACGGAGGGCCCCGACGCGGCGCTGgctaagctgttcgaagaggaggtggtccctcctacGCCGTCCACCGATGTTgtagaccctgagccttgacctaggcccaagaggcCGTGTAATTAGATTAGGGATTATGTTACCCTACCATAACGctggtggccgtcgaggcctttttaaagtaatcATGCATCTACGCTTCTTTAATCGtttttctttattgcatttccgagcctctaccctctgtcttgtttctgaacatatcattcgcaaaaaacttcctcggagcctaagttgTTCCTAGGGCAaaagtggtgagggagtgccgtagcctagaggcgtaggccgtctcgtgactcaaCCAGCTTTTTGGCCTTAAGAcagt encodes:
- the LOC136474692 gene encoding uncharacterized protein; the protein is MSEYQNVVGGRLKLKGKALDVKDGGVKKKKKKYQREESSQIGHDELHKGGSSELPTDPNNELIEADKIGDEEGNPHPDYDHLTPAERRYMEQKQKIDMQKLAKVANKSHRDHIQDFNQYLANLSEHYDIPKVGPG